From one Lycium barbarum isolate Lr01 chromosome 6, ASM1917538v2, whole genome shotgun sequence genomic stretch:
- the LOC132643734 gene encoding uncharacterized protein LOC132643734, protein MAERFEAFNTGMSLVQEQNDSKGKVVRKNIVANLGNTLSLLPNTTSTSSNVSLAISPHLDPTYTIPQMPSTYTPDQVAIIPNPQFSITTTQFKKSKKNELAISPYRWPGKEIKSLCHEDLGKELHDLRKVINEELCSRDFQILKYEDLCVHPNVELPSGYKIPKFNTFNGKGDLVAHLKDYCSRLIGIGHNEAVRMRLFIQSLSGSALSWYTKQDFSKWLTWEDMARGFIKQFEFNNGGDPHIADLLRVKKTPHESFQEYAIRWRLEASKIHPPLSERELISIFIQIQEDLYYDKLLGACAHNFSDLIRIGRELENAIQEGRITDSSATQAVHQTFQTEILGNLQSEMKENQFASTTLHQAQCHKSHQIFQSYATMQCPRQQNSQQGYQRRFHQAQSSSQHKKKRKSFCFTTLNEPLANIFKRLSAKGILQPKKGFIPKHPPPNFDLSKSCAYHSNIQGHDIEECPALRFKIQSMIESGKIKLQLEPSTGNIANTKTIVVKGDPSKLAPRHLKRKRATSQAD, encoded by the coding sequence ATGGCCGAGAGATTTGAAGCTTTCAACACCGGTATGAGTTTGGTGCAAGAACAAAACGATAGCAAGGGAAAGGTGGTTCGAAAAAATATTGTAGCCAATCTGGGAAATACCttaagccttcttcctaacacaacctCAACTTCCAGCAATGTTTCCTTAGCCATTTCGCCTCACTTAGATCCTACCTATACCATTCCACAAATGCCTTCAACCTACACTCCCGATCAAGTAGCGATAATTCCTAATCCTCAATTTTCCATAACCACCACTCAATTcaagaaaagtaagaaaaacgAACTGGCAATATCCCCATATAGGTGGCCTGGAAAGGAAATCAAGTCGCTTTGCCATGAAGATTTGGGAAAAGAACTCCACGATTTGAGGAAAGTCATTAATGAAGAGTTATGTTCAAGAGATTTCCAGATTTTGAAGTATGAAGATTTATGTGTGCATCCAAACGTTGAGCTTCCGTCAGGGTACAAAATACCTAAGTTTAACACTTTCAATGGGAAGGGAGATCTCGTCGCTCATTTAAAGGACTATTGCAGCAGATTAATTGGTATTGGACATAATGAAGCCGTACGAATGAGATTGTTCATTCAAAGTTTATCAGGATCAGCACTCTCTTGGTACACTAAACAAGATTTTAGCAAATGGCTTACGTGGGAAGATATGGCCCGCGGATTTATAAAGCAATTCGAGTTTAACAATGGAGGTGATCCGCACATAGCCGATTTGCTCAGAGTAAAGAAAACGCCACATGAGTCTTTCCAAGAATATGCCATACGATGGAGGttagaagcttcaaaaatacatccTCCATTATCCGAGAGGGAATTGATCTCAATCTTCATCCAAATTCAGGAAGACTTATATTATGATAAGTTGCTCGGAGCTTGTGCACACAACTTCTCTGATTTGATTAGGATTGGTAGAGAACTAGAAAATGCCATTCAAGAAGGGAGAATTACAGATAGCTCAGCAACACAAGCCGTTCACCAAACCTTCCAAACGGAGATACTAGGAAATCTGCAAAGTGAAATGAAGGAAAACCAATTTGCTTCCACGACCTTGCATCAAGCGCAATGCCATAAAAGTCACCAAATTTTTCAATCTTATGCCACTATGCAATGTCCTCGTCAGCAAAACTCCCAGCAAGGCTACCAACGACGGTTTCACCAAGCACAATCAAGCTCTCAAcataaaaagaagaggaaatctTTTTGCTTCACTACTCTAAATGAACCATTGGCAAATATATTTAAGAGGTTGAGTGCTAAGGGTATTCTACAACCAAAGAAGGGATTTATACCTAAGCATCCACCGCCAAACTTTGATTTATCTAAGAGTTGTGCTTATCACTCAAACATTCAAGgacatgacattgaagaatgtccaGCACTAAGATTTAAGATTCAAAGCATGATTGAAAGTGGCAAGATAAAGCTACAGCTAGAGCCTTCAA
- the LOC132600634 gene encoding putative late blight resistance protein homolog R1A-10 has product MAYSALSSLMYTLQRLLQPNTHLVCGSLRFIQQHHVESSYKSLSALQVFLENTTKEIKDTETLKVIEKRIRDVIYKVEYRVDSSLRIIILADTRDDQEEACKSFNEELQQVEKEVDLLREEVMQIEFNEHRSKYAEAKACSSSRRYATEHNTVVGMEDDFNYIINRLIAQTDELTVISIVGMGGIGKSTLARKVYDDPLIRHRFDTHVWVTVSENYNERQVLLDVVSSINRNKTDESSQQVSNDQLAEIVYKSLKGWRFLIVIDDLWTTEAWDQIQRSFPNDNKKSRILLTTRLKYVADYVSCSDFPPHNMSFLSLEDSWNLFTERVFRKDPCPPQLEEIGKHITRQCQGLPLSIVVVAGFLAKVDPTHYNWKEVQGNLNSFFGTVSEQCQAILSLSYSFLPQYLKACFIYVGCFPEDMEIGVSKLTRLWIAEQFIKARSDEMIEVVAEEYLEELIDRSLILVGRRRANGRIKTCKIHDVIRQLCIRQAQIENIVHFMDKPAIASEGLNDQRGVIIAHNIYSSYDYFLEHGSGITSTTRCLVFPGLFSFAEVRGSVISHFKLLKVLDAFSIIHVNDSISYDFSCVIPQLVHLRYVAARIDEASSLAKLWNLQTIILKGRAVQVPLEMWKMSELRHLDIRWSNRIPNPLEAENYGIGEQPLFLNNLQKLALHSSPFLAEILQRTPNLNKLKIRDASNTEWSAILDCLNLLQELETLHIVTNGDPIILFRRIFLPSLKQLTLVNTYFPWEDIVVLANLPNLEVLKAQRGFWGTDWRLNADDVFRKLKHLRLSNGGLKRWEASDNNFPMLEQLVLERMYDLEEIPQSIGEIPTLKLIRVEKCGPVVEAIAKKIQEEQESWGNYELQVRIDQF; this is encoded by the coding sequence ATGGCTTATTCTGCTCTTTCTTCACTTATGTACACACTGCAGCGACTTTTACAACCTAACACACATTTGGTTTGTGGAAGCCTAAGATTTATACAACAACACCATGTCGAATCTTCCTATAAAAGTCTATCTGCACTGCAAGTTTTTCTTGAGAATACTACAAAGGAAATTAAAGATACTGAAACTTTGAAGGTTATAGAAAAGAGGATCAGAGATGTAATTTACAAAGTAGAATATAGAGTCGATTCGAGCCTAAGAATCATCATTCTAGCAGATACCAGAGACGATCAAGAAGAGGCTTGTAAATCCTTCAATGAAGAATTGCAACAAGTGGAAAAAGAAGTTGATCTTCTTAGGGAAGAGGTGATGCAGATCGAGTTTAACGAGCACCGAAGCAAATATGCCGAAGCAAAAGCTTGTTCCTCATCGAGAAGGTATGCAACTGAACACAATACTGTTGTTGGAATGGAGGATGACTTTAATTACATAATAAATCGCCTCATTGCCCAAACAGATGAGCTAACTGTCATATCAATTGTTGGTATGGGCGGTATAGGTAAGTCAACTCTCGCTAGAAAAGTTTATGATGATCCGTTAATTCGACATCGATTTGATACACATGTATGGGTCACTGTCTCTGAAAACTACAATGAGAGACAAGTGCTACTTGATGTTGTCTCTTCAATTAATCGGAATAAGACTGACGAAAGCAGTCAACAAGTGAGCAATGATCAACTAGCGGAGATTGTGTATAAAAGTCTGAAGGGTTGGAGGTTTCTAATTGTCATAGATGATCTCTGGACTACTGAGGCTTGGGACCAGATACAAAGATCATTTCCAAATGATAACAAGAAAAGTCGGATTCTATTAACCACGCGACTCAAATATGTTGCTGATTATGTAAGCTGCTCTGATTTTCCTCCTCATAATATGTCTTTTCTAAGTTTAGAAGATAGTTGGAATCTGTTTACCGAAAGAGTATTCAGAAAAGATCCCTGTCCTCCACAACTGGAGGAAATAGGGAAGCATATTACACGACAATGTCAAGGTTTACCTCTCTCGATTGTTGTCGTTGCTGGATTTCTTGCCAAGGTGGATCCCACACATTATAATTGGAAGGAAGTTCAGGGAAATTTGAACTCATTCTTTGGTACGGTTTCTGAACAGTGTCAAGCAATTCTTTCGTTGAGCTACAGTTTCTTGCCCCAATATTTGAAGGCGTGTTTTATCTATGTTGGATGTTTTCCTGAAGATATGGAGATTGGTGTTTCAAAGTTGACTCGCTTATGGATTGCTGAGCAATTCATAAAGGCAAGAAGCGATGAAATGATAGAAGTGGTGGCAGAGGAGTATCTAGAAGAGTTAATTGATAGGAGTCTAATTTTGGTTGGTAGAAGAAGGGCTAACGGAAGGATTAAAACTTGTAAAATTCATGATGTCATTCGACAACTATGTATAAGACAAGCTCAAATTGAAAATATCGTGCATTTCATGGATAAGCCTGCCATTGCTTCAGAAGGCTTAAATGATCAACGAGGAGTGATTATTGCACATAATATCTATTCGAGCTATGATTATTTTCTAGAGCATGGGAGTGGTATTACAAGCACGACCCGCTGCTTGGTCTTTCCAGGATTATTTTCATTTGCAGAAGTTCGTGGTTCCGTTATTTCACATTTCAAGCTGCTTAAGGTGTTGGATGCATTTTCAATCATTCATGTGAATGATTCAATCAGTTATGATTTCTCCTGTGTAATACCTCAGCTTGTACATTTGAGATATGTTGCTGCAAGAATTGATGAAGCTTCTTCACTAGCCAAATTGTGGAACCTACAGACCATAATATTGAAAGGCAGAGCGGTGCAGGTACCACTAGAGATGTGGAAAATGTCAGAGCTAAGACATCTCGATATCAGATGGTCAAATCGAATACCTAATCCTCTTGAGGCAGAAAATTATGGTATTGGTGAACAACCTTTGTTTCTCAATAACTTGCAAAAACTTGCTCTACATTCCTCTCCTTTTCTTGCAGAAATCCTACAAAGAACTCCCAATCTGAATAAGCTAAAGATTAGAGACGCATCCAATACTGAGTGGTCTGCCATTCTTGATTGTCTCAATCTTCTACAGGAGCTTGAGACACTACATATAGTGACAAACGGTGATCCAATCATTCTGTTTCGGCGTATTTTCCTGCCTAGTCTCAAGCAATTGACCTTAGTTAATACTTATTTTCCATGGGAAGATATTGTTGTGCTGGCTAATTTACCCAATCTTGAGGTGCTCAAAGCACAACGTGGATTTTGGGGAACAGATTGGAGACTAAATGCAGATGATGTGTTTCGAAAATTAAAACATCTACGATTGAGTAATGGAGGTCTGAAAAGATGGGAAGCATCTGACAATAATTTTCCGATGCTTGAGCAACTAGTCCTCGAACGGATGTATGACTTGGAGGAGATTCCCCAGAGTATTGGAGAAATACCGACGCTAAAATTAATCCGTGTAGAAAAATGCGGCCCTGTAGTCGAGGCTATTGCAAAGAAGATTCAAGAAGAGCAAGAAAGCTGGGGAAATTATGAGCTTCAAGTTCGAATTGACCAGTTTTGA
- the LOC132600635 gene encoding methyl-CpG-binding domain-containing protein 11-like → MEMENKAVDVKKNDAVPIELPAPPGWKKRFTPRKSGTPRRNDIVFVAPDGDEIKNKRQLDKYLKSHPGGPPASEFDWGTGDTPRRSSRLGEKSKATESPESETPSKRPRKSSSKKGAKEDAGEQEAEGATEKETEGSAELAMPDAEDLDAQDVDASKEVPTDGDNIKDDEKKNNDGEIVPEKPPASEDKMEIVPEKEAALGEGNIEKLENQEAEDKPLDNSLQTDKKPLTLNVLEENNIQSEPAGTDASSHSVELNKETSARQEESAEEAPAADVLNVLEENKIESKPAELSKATSVSQEKSAEEAPAAADALVQNSNDAKVEENEQIDREIPIEEINGKEAAAVGVNNSVENNSVQQQATVVDQVTPS, encoded by the exons ATGGAAATGGAGAACAAAGCTGTTGATGTGAAGAAAAACGACGCCGTTCCAATTGAATTACCTGCTCCACCTGGTTGGAAAAAGAGA TTCACTCCAAGAAAGAGCGGTACCCCTAGAAGGAATGATATTGTATTTGTTGCACCCGACGGCGATGAAATTAAGAATAAGAGGCAACTGGACAAGTATCTGAAATCTCATCCAGGAGGACCTCCTGCTTCTGAATTTGATTGGGGTACAG GTGACACTCCAAGACGATCATCTAGATTGGGTGAAAAGTCTAAAGCAACTGAGTCACCAGAAAGTGAAACTCCCAGTAAGAGACCAAGGAAATCAAGCTCCAAAAAAGGAGCTAAGGAGGATGCTGGTGAGCAAGAAGCTGAGGGTGCTACCGAGAAAGAAACTGAGGGAAGTGCTGAACTTGCTATGCCAGATGCTGAGGATCTAGATGCCCAAGATGTAGATGCCTCTAAGGAGGTTCCCACCGATGGAGATAACATAAAGGATGATGAGAAGAAGAACAATGATGGTGAGATTGTCCCTGAGAAGCCTCCAGCAAGTGAAGATAAGATGGAAATTGTGCCAGAAAAAGAAGCAGCGCTGGGTGAGGGAAACATAGAGAAGCTGGAAAATCAAGAAGCTGAAGATAAGCCTCTGGATAACAGCCTGCAAACTGACAAAAAACCGCTAACATTGAATGTGCTAGAGGAAAATAATATCCAGAGTGAACCAGCTGGGACAGATGCCTCATCTCATTCTGTTGAACTCAACAAGGAAACCTCAGCTAGACAAGAGGAAAGCGCAGAAGAAGCTCCCGCTGCAGATGTACTGAATGTGCTCGAGGAAAATAAGATAGAGAGTAAACCAGCTGAACTCAGCAAGGCAACCTCAGTTAGCCAAGAAAAATCTGCAGAAGAAGCTCCTGCCGCTGCAGATGCACTGGTTCAGAATTCTAATGATGCTAAGGTAGAAGAAAACGAGCAGATTGACAGGGAGATTCCAATTGAGGAGATCAATGGCAAAGAAGCGGCTGCAGTAGGTGTTAACAACTCTGTAGAGAACAATTCTGTGCAGCAACAAGCCACCGTAGTTGACCAAGTCACCCCAAGTTAA